A single region of the Hippopotamus amphibius kiboko isolate mHipAmp2 chromosome 6, mHipAmp2.hap2, whole genome shotgun sequence genome encodes:
- the TM4SF19 gene encoding transmembrane 4 L6 family member 19 translates to MACSRTCSRILGLSLGTTALFAAAANTALLFPNWDVTYLLRGLVGRHAMLGSGLWGGGLMVLTAATLISSMGWRCGCFSMSGPCRSMLTALLSSGLALLGALICFITSGVALKDGPFCMFDISPTNQTQAWKYGYPFKDLHNRNYLYDHSLWNSVCLEPSKAVIWHVCFFSALLCISLIQTLLVVIHFINSFLGLFCSLCEKKQVVMW, encoded by the exons ATGGCGTGCTCACGGACCTGCTCCCGCATCCTGGGGCTGAGCCTTGGGACTACAGCCCTGTTTGCTGCTGCGGCCAACACAGCACTCCTCTTTCCTAACTGGGATGTGACCTACCTGTTGAGGGGCCTGGTTGGCAGGCATGCCATGCTGGGGTCTGGGCTCTGGGGAGGAGGCCTCATG gTACTCACTGCAGCTACCCTCATCTCCTCGATGGGCTGGAGATGTGGCTGCTTCAGTATGAGTGGGCCCTGCCGAAGC ATGCTTACTGCTCTGTTGTCAAGTGGCCTGGCTTTGCTTGGAGCCTTGATTTGCTTTATTACTTCTGGAGTAGCCCTGAAAGATGGTCCTTTTTGTATGTTCGATATTTCACCCACCAATCAGACACAGGCTTGGAAATATGGTTACCCATTCAAAGACCTGCATAACAG GAATTATTTGTATGACCATTCACTCTGGAACTCTGTCTGCCTGGAGCCTTCCAAAGCTGTCATTTGGCACGTGtgcttcttctctgcccttctgTGCATCAGCCTCATCCAGACTCTCCTGGTGGTCATTCATTTCATCAACAGCTTCCTGGGCCTTTTCTGCAGCCTCTGTGAGAAGAAACAG GTAGTCATGTGGTAA